One Atribacterota bacterium genomic region harbors:
- a CDS encoding homocitrate synthase — MPKIYLLDVTNRDGVQTARLGLAKIEKTMMNFFLNEMGVYQSEFGFPTTRHETNYLNANLELAEMGVLSPIRLSGWMRATSGDVELAYKLVPNLKYLNLSISTSDQMLQGKFQGRMTREDIIKSMVDAVKTAKDLGATGVGVNAEDASRTDVNFLIDFALAGKEAGAERFRYCDTLGYDSPFTTYERIARIGEKTKMAIELHCHNDLGMAVANSLAGAKAAIDVGCDVFINTTVNGVGERAGNADLVSVILAIKYASGMDGNKYQLDERVNLRASWKTCKYASYAFRVPIPITQPGVGANAFAHSSGIHADGVLKDRKNYELYDFEELGRGEPEIIETGRQIVVGEYSGIKGFYNVYEKLEIEFKSEEEAREILELARFANVEKQKPLTEDELLFIARYPKQDKKMLTLIP, encoded by the coding sequence ACCAGAGCGAATTCGGTTTTCCCACCACCCGCCACGAAACGAATTACCTCAACGCAAACTTAGAACTGGCTGAAATGGGAGTCCTCTCCCCCATTCGGCTGAGTGGATGGATGCGGGCCACCAGCGGTGACGTAGAGCTGGCTTACAAGCTGGTTCCCAACCTCAAATATCTGAATCTTTCCATTTCGACTTCTGATCAGATGCTTCAGGGAAAATTTCAAGGAAGGATGACCCGCGAAGATATCATTAAAAGTATGGTTGATGCTGTCAAAACCGCTAAAGATTTAGGAGCTACGGGTGTTGGTGTGAATGCTGAAGATGCATCCCGTACCGATGTCAATTTTCTTATCGATTTTGCCTTAGCCGGAAAAGAGGCTGGTGCCGAGCGTTTCCGTTACTGCGATACCTTAGGGTATGACAGTCCTTTCACCACCTACGAGCGAATCGCCCGCATTGGAGAAAAAACTAAAATGGCCATCGAACTCCACTGCCACAATGATCTGGGGATGGCTGTAGCCAATTCTCTTGCTGGAGCAAAAGCTGCCATTGACGTCGGATGTGATGTGTTTATCAATACCACCGTAAATGGCGTAGGCGAGCGAGCTGGAAATGCAGACCTTGTCTCGGTCATTCTTGCCATTAAATACGCCAGCGGCATGGATGGCAACAAATACCAGCTCGATGAACGAGTCAACCTCAGGGCCTCATGGAAAACCTGCAAATACGCCTCGTATGCCTTTCGAGTTCCCATCCCCATCACTCAGCCAGGGGTGGGTGCCAATGCCTTCGCTCACTCCTCCGGAATCCATGCTGATGGAGTCTTGAAGGACCGCAAAAACTATGAACTCTACGACTTCGAAGAGTTAGGGCGTGGTGAACCGGAAATTATCGAAACCGGACGACAAATCGTAGTGGGTGAATACAGCGGCATCAAAGGATTTTACAATGTTTATGAAAAATTGGAAATCGAATTCAAGAGTGAAGAAGAAGCCCGAGAAATTCTCGAACTGGCTCGTTTCGCAAACGTGGAAAAACAGAAGCCACTCACTGAAGATGAACTGCTTTTCATTGCTCGCTATCCTAAACAGGACAAAAAAATGCTTACCCTCATCCCGTAA
- a CDS encoding uroporphyrinogen decarboxylase family protein gives MVRKGRERFSLRDVTASLWKDGRRPVVPLMGYPGLQLTGTTIKQNQFNHLVQFQSLSRLYDRFRPDAMFFMMDLSVEASALGLPVRFPLEETPSVEFHPVKTLLDLEPFKKIDILGDGRVIVYLETLRHMKVAFPCPVGGYVIGPLTLAGLLVGANELAIKSLLEPDFFRALLDFSFQVVLRYASALKDEGADMLMVLEPTAVIFSPRQFREYLAPLYREMVGIFDDIEVILHVCGNTTPLLREMADSGVAGLSLDSAVSFLQAASLLGDDVLLIGNISPVEMLQDTPQEIYIKTYRLLEEMEGFSSFVLSTGCDLPQDVPMTNIEAFFKAGRNWKGEEKKEKKKSLWQPQNSK, from the coding sequence ATGGTGCGGAAGGGAAGAGAGCGTTTTTCTTTACGAGATGTGACTGCATCCCTTTGGAAAGATGGGCGGCGTCCGGTAGTGCCACTTATGGGTTATCCAGGTTTGCAGTTGACTGGAACCACGATTAAACAAAACCAGTTTAATCATCTTGTTCAGTTTCAGTCTCTAAGCCGGCTCTATGACCGTTTCCGGCCGGATGCCATGTTCTTTATGATGGATTTGTCGGTGGAGGCAAGCGCTCTGGGTTTGCCAGTTCGTTTCCCTCTTGAGGAAACGCCGTCGGTGGAATTCCATCCGGTGAAGACACTCCTTGATCTGGAACCATTCAAGAAAATTGATATCCTGGGTGATGGGCGAGTTATAGTGTATCTGGAAACGCTGCGTCATATGAAAGTAGCATTTCCCTGTCCAGTTGGGGGATACGTCATTGGTCCACTCACTTTGGCTGGACTTCTGGTTGGGGCGAATGAGCTGGCTATTAAAAGCCTTCTTGAGCCAGATTTTTTCCGTGCACTCCTTGACTTTTCTTTTCAAGTGGTACTCCGCTACGCTTCAGCACTCAAAGATGAGGGTGCGGACATGCTCATGGTTCTTGAACCTACTGCGGTGATTTTCAGCCCTCGTCAGTTTCGGGAATATCTTGCGCCACTTTACAGGGAGATGGTGGGAATTTTCGATGATATCGAAGTAATCCTCCACGTGTGTGGCAATACCACCCCACTGCTTCGAGAAATGGCCGATTCCGGGGTTGCAGGATTAAGTCTTGACAGTGCGGTGTCTTTTCTTCAGGCCGCTTCTCTTTTGGGAGACGATGTCCTCCTCATTGGCAATATCAGTCCTGTGGAGATGCTTCAGGACACGCCACAGGAAATCTATATCAAAACGTATCGACTTCTTGAAGAAATGGAAGGCTTTTCTTCCTTCGTTTTGAGTACGGGTTGTGACCTTCCTCAAGACGTTCCCATGACCAATATTGAAGCCTTCTTTAAGGCAGGAAGGAATTGGAAGGGGGAGGAAAAAAAAGAAAAGAAGAAATCCCTTTGGCAACCGCAAAATTCCAAATAA